In a single window of the Bernardetia sp. genome:
- a CDS encoding aldehyde dehydrogenase: protein MKKLNNYIGGDFINPFSDNYIENINPATGEVFSLVADSDENDINLAVEAAKAAFPKWSSADANFRSKWLLKLANYIENNLEKFAQAETKDNGKPISLSRSIDIPRAIQNLSFFATAILHDKEEAFHTSENVLNYTLRQPLGVVGCISPWNLPLYLFTWKIAPALASGNCVIAKPSELTPYTAYLLSEACQAINFPDGVLNIIHGYGHRAGASIVAHPDIKAISFTGGTQTGKTIASVAAPMFKKLSLELGGKNATIIFADSDLEDAVHTAVRAAFTNQGQICLCGSRILIEDSIYEEFKAKFVEKVKTLKLGDPTDKNTDQGATVSKVHQDKVLSYIELAKQEGGQLLTGGQKVDSEKLPERCKNGFFIEPTVIENLPAYCRTNQEEIFGAVTTLIPFENENEAIEFANSTPYGLSASVWTQNLSKAHRVAAKLETGIVWINSWLLRDLRTPFGGTKQSGVGREGGYEALHFFTEEKNVCVKF, encoded by the coding sequence ATGAAAAAATTGAATAACTACATAGGAGGCGATTTTATCAATCCTTTTTCTGATAATTATATAGAAAATATAAATCCAGCCACAGGAGAGGTTTTTTCATTGGTTGCAGATTCGGATGAAAACGATATAAACTTAGCCGTAGAAGCAGCCAAAGCAGCATTTCCAAAATGGTCTTCGGCAGATGCAAATTTTCGCTCAAAATGGCTCTTAAAACTAGCAAATTATATAGAAAATAATTTGGAGAAATTTGCACAAGCAGAAACTAAGGACAATGGCAAGCCTATTTCTCTTTCTCGTTCGATAGATATTCCTCGTGCTATTCAAAATCTTTCTTTCTTTGCTACTGCTATTCTACACGACAAAGAAGAAGCCTTTCACACTTCTGAAAACGTTTTAAATTATACTTTGCGTCAGCCGTTGGGCGTAGTGGGTTGTATATCGCCTTGGAACTTACCATTGTATTTGTTTACGTGGAAAATTGCCCCAGCCTTAGCTAGTGGAAACTGTGTGATTGCCAAACCATCTGAACTAACTCCTTATACAGCTTATTTGCTTTCAGAAGCCTGTCAAGCCATAAACTTTCCTGATGGAGTATTAAATATCATTCACGGATATGGACATAGGGCAGGAGCATCTATTGTGGCTCATCCAGACATAAAAGCTATTTCTTTTACTGGAGGAACACAAACAGGAAAAACGATTGCTTCGGTAGCAGCTCCCATGTTTAAAAAACTATCTTTAGAACTAGGGGGAAAAAATGCTACTATTATTTTTGCAGATTCAGATTTGGAAGATGCCGTACACACAGCCGTTAGGGCAGCCTTTACCAATCAAGGACAAATTTGCTTGTGTGGTTCAAGAATTTTGATAGAAGATTCTATTTATGAGGAATTTAAAGCCAAGTTTGTAGAAAAAGTCAAAACATTGAAACTAGGTGACCCAACTGATAAAAATACAGACCAAGGAGCAACTGTTTCAAAAGTACATCAAGACAAAGTTTTGTCATATATAGAATTAGCCAAACAAGAAGGAGGGCAACTATTGACAGGAGGACAGAAAGTAGATAGCGAAAAATTACCTGAAAGATGCAAAAATGGTTTTTTCATTGAGCCCACTGTCATAGAAAACCTACCAGCCTACTGCCGAACTAATCAAGAGGAAATTTTTGGTGCAGTAACTACACTAATTCCTTTTGAAAATGAAAATGAAGCTATAGAATTTGCCAACTCTACACCTTACGGACTTTCAGCATCTGTTTGGACACAAAATTTATCAAAAGCTCACCGAGTGGCTGCCAAATTAGAAACAGGAATTGTTTGGATAAACTCTTGGCTACTAAGAGATTTGAGAACACCTTTTGGGGGCACAAAACAGTCTGGAGTAGGAAGAGAAGGAGGTTATGAGGCTTTACATTTCTTTACAGAAGAGAAAAACGTATGTGTAAAATTTTAG
- a CDS encoding hydrogen peroxide-inducible genes activator gives MNFQQLEYIIAIDKHRHFVKAAEACFVTQATLSMMIKKLEEELEVKIFDRSKQPVVPTEIGKKIILQAKVTLGEAQKIKDLVRDEQDKVSGELRIGIIPTLAPYLLPLFLPAFLKNYPLVSVQISELTTEEIIKRLEQNEIDAGILATPLENKMLIEKPLFYEQFVVYASKEEKFMNKKYLLAEDIDVNRLWLLEEGHCLRSQVVNLCELKSKEKEVHQLDFAAASIETLKKIVEINNGITIIPSLALADMNEKQLENIRYFKNPAPVREIGLVTYRHFIKEKLLLALENEIIKVIPKDMKTLEKKEILKIT, from the coding sequence ATGAACTTCCAACAATTAGAATATATCATTGCGATTGACAAACATCGCCATTTTGTAAAAGCTGCTGAAGCGTGTTTTGTAACACAGGCAACCCTTAGTATGATGATAAAGAAGCTAGAAGAAGAACTGGAAGTAAAGATTTTTGATAGAAGCAAACAGCCTGTTGTACCTACTGAAATTGGAAAAAAAATAATTTTGCAAGCCAAAGTAACTTTAGGCGAAGCCCAAAAAATAAAAGATTTGGTAAGAGATGAGCAAGATAAAGTTAGTGGAGAGCTTCGTATCGGAATTATTCCAACGCTTGCACCTTACTTATTGCCACTATTTTTGCCAGCTTTTTTAAAAAATTATCCTTTAGTCAGTGTGCAGATTAGCGAACTTACAACGGAGGAAATTATAAAGCGACTTGAACAAAATGAAATTGATGCAGGAATATTGGCTACGCCCTTGGAAAATAAAATGTTGATAGAAAAGCCTCTTTTTTATGAGCAGTTTGTGGTGTACGCTTCAAAAGAAGAAAAGTTTATGAATAAAAAATACCTTTTGGCAGAGGATATTGATGTGAATAGGCTTTGGCTTTTAGAAGAAGGACACTGTTTGCGCTCACAGGTGGTTAATCTATGCGAACTCAAAAGTAAAGAAAAAGAAGTCCATCAGTTGGATTTTGCAGCAGCCAGTATCGAAACGCTCAAAAAGATTGTAGAAATAAACAATGGAATTACGATTATTCCAAGTTTGGCTCTCGCTGATATGAATGAAAAACAACTAGAAAATATCCGTTACTTCAAAAATCCTGCTCCTGTTCGTGAAATTGGATTGGTAACTTATCGTCATTTTATTAAAGAAAAACTATTGCTTGCTTTAGAAAATGAAATAATTAAAGTAATTCCAAAAGACATGAAAACATTAGAGAAAAAAGAAATTTTGAAAATAACATAG
- a CDS encoding lipocalin family protein, with protein MKKLNWLFLLLLSVVFLTSCGEDEEEQSEENLGILGTWDLKSFQYSGSTQVDYGNGFVVGNPFVAEAINIDMSITFNDNNTYTTQGDYSIVIAPDIEDGDDLAITIDFQNFFESGNWRREGNELIFNENQLSGNEIGRSTIIELTQNRMVVELEYRQEETDPAQGITVISEVAGVYVVEKR; from the coding sequence ATGAAAAAGCTAAACTGGTTATTTCTATTGCTCCTTTCTGTTGTATTCCTAACTTCTTGTGGAGAAGATGAAGAAGAACAATCTGAAGAAAATTTAGGTATTTTAGGTACTTGGGATTTAAAAAGTTTTCAGTATAGTGGTAGTACTCAAGTAGATTATGGAAATGGTTTTGTAGTCGGCAATCCCTTTGTTGCTGAAGCAATTAATATTGATATGAGCATTACTTTCAACGATAATAATACTTATACGACTCAAGGAGACTACTCTATCGTAATAGCTCCAGACATAGAAGATGGTGATGACCTCGCTATCACAATAGATTTCCAAAACTTCTTTGAGTCAGGAAACTGGAGAAGAGAAGGAAATGAATTGATATTCAATGAAAATCAATTATCTGGAAATGAAATAGGTAGAAGCACTATCATAGAGCTTACGCAAAACAGAATGGTTGTAGAACTTGAGTATCGTCAAGAAGAAACTGACCCAGCACAAGGAATTACTGTAATATCAGAAGTTGCTGGTGTTTATGTAGTAGAAAAGCGATAA